A genomic region of Mitsuaria sp. 7 contains the following coding sequences:
- a CDS encoding type VI secretion system accessory protein TagJ, with product MSAVQELLAAGRPTEALAAAQAEVRQRPQDAKLRTMLFQLLAVTGQWARAAAQLEVCGELDAGTLAMVNTYREALKCELVREAVFEGRTTPMVMGEPAEWVANFVHSLKLEHDGDVAGARQLRAQALDAAPATPGSIDGQAFDWICDGDSRIGPVLEAVINGRYCWVPFSAIKEIHIEAPTDLRDLVWSAAHLEFPNGGGSVALIPTRYPRSVAFDDERVWMARRTEWQPLPGSQDDQYAGVGQRVLMTDQGETGLLDARLIELRQS from the coding sequence ATGAGCGCAGTGCAGGAACTGCTGGCGGCGGGCCGCCCGACCGAGGCCTTGGCCGCGGCGCAGGCGGAAGTGCGCCAGCGTCCGCAGGATGCGAAGCTGCGCACGATGCTGTTCCAGCTGCTGGCGGTGACGGGCCAATGGGCCCGCGCGGCCGCGCAGCTGGAAGTCTGCGGCGAGCTCGACGCGGGCACGCTGGCGATGGTCAACACCTACCGCGAGGCGCTCAAGTGCGAGCTGGTGCGCGAGGCCGTCTTCGAGGGCCGCACCACGCCGATGGTGATGGGCGAGCCGGCCGAGTGGGTCGCGAATTTCGTGCACTCGCTCAAGCTCGAACATGACGGCGACGTCGCCGGTGCGCGGCAGCTGCGCGCGCAGGCGCTGGACGCCGCGCCTGCGACGCCCGGATCCATCGACGGCCAGGCTTTCGACTGGATCTGCGACGGCGACTCGCGCATCGGCCCGGTGCTGGAGGCGGTGATCAACGGCCGCTACTGCTGGGTGCCGTTCTCCGCGATCAAGGAGATCCACATCGAGGCGCCGACGGACCTGCGCGATCTCGTGTGGTCCGCGGCGCACCTCGAATTCCCCAACGGCGGCGGCTCCGTCGCCCTGATCCCGACGCGTTATCCGCGCAGCGTGGCCTTCGACGACGAGCGCGTCTGGATGGCGCGCCGCACCGAATGGCAGCCGCTGCCGGGCTCGCAGGACGACCAGTACGCCGGCGTCGGCCAGCGCGTGCTGATGACCGACCAGGGCGAGACCGGCCTGCTCGACGCGCGCCTGATCGAACTGCGCCAGTCGTGA
- the tssE gene encoding type VI secretion system baseplate subunit TssE, whose amino-acid sequence MSQIHRDRLQPALLDRLTDDDPYHRVEAEERRVMTKSQLRQAVLRDLGWLFNAIQPMGKACDPYSHVGDSVLNFGLPALSGQLASRVDVHLLEKQIRQAILRFEPRILPDTLEVRAIETQSVMDTHNVIEFDIRGHLWAQPIPLEILLRTQMDLEAGQVEVREG is encoded by the coding sequence ATGAGCCAGATCCACCGCGACCGCCTGCAACCGGCCCTGCTGGACCGGTTGACCGACGACGATCCCTACCACCGCGTCGAGGCGGAGGAGCGCCGCGTCATGACCAAGTCGCAGCTGCGCCAGGCCGTGCTGCGCGACCTGGGCTGGCTGTTCAACGCCATCCAGCCGATGGGCAAGGCGTGCGATCCCTACTCGCACGTCGGCGACAGCGTGCTGAACTTCGGACTGCCGGCGCTGTCGGGGCAACTGGCCTCGCGCGTGGACGTGCACCTGCTGGAGAAGCAGATCCGCCAGGCCATCCTGCGCTTCGAGCCGCGCATCCTGCCCGACACGCTGGAGGTCCGCGCGATCGAGACGCAGAGCGTCATGGACACCCACAACGTGATCGAGTTCGACATCCGCGGTCACCTGTGGGCGCAGCCGATCCCGCTGGAGATCCTGCTGCGCACGCAGATGGACCTCGAGGCCGGCCAGGTCGAAGTGCGCGAGGGCTGA
- the tssF gene encoding type VI secretion system baseplate subunit TssF, producing MDPRLLRLYNDELAHLREVGAEFARDFPKIAARLGLEDAEVADPYVERLLEGFAFLSARVQLKLDAEHPRLISHLLESIYPNFLAPIPSMMIARLSVDPTDPNLSKGHPVPRGSVLQSAIPRGQDTRCEFRTAHDVTLWPLTLDDVQYFTHAPDLPVSRLPDAAGSRGGVRLKLKTGGGIPVRQLGLDRLALYLSAPDEVAYRLHELALGAPLGTYVTGDGIDAAAVPVQWRPATSIRPVGFAPDETLLPETHRNFSGSRLMQELAAMPRRFLFLEVDQLADRLARIDGTSFEIVLFFSRGDGALEAMVDVDSVSLHCTPAINLFPKRLDRIQLGTGSWEYHVVPDRTRPMDYEIHSLQSVTGYGAGALGQQGFEPLYATYHEAPPDAPGFYTARREPRLMSSRQKEQGPRTGYIGDEVFLSLVDPRHAPYREDIRQLSVSALVTNRDLPMLLPHNGAGVWRLDAAGPVLKVDAVHGPTRPVNRQPAGEAGWSLVGLLTQQQLPWGDEPPAQAAATLRRLLALYGPPGDPGWLRQVEGVRAVESKPVVRRLPFTGPLSFGTGAEIVLELDEHAFQGHSTFLFASVLERYFTRHAAINSFTQLSLRTTQRGLVKRWAPRIGGDAEGRSDRANGRDGDRG from the coding sequence ATGGATCCGCGCCTGCTGCGCCTGTACAACGACGAGCTCGCCCACCTGCGCGAGGTCGGCGCCGAGTTCGCGCGCGACTTCCCGAAGATCGCCGCCCGGCTCGGGCTGGAGGACGCCGAAGTCGCCGACCCCTACGTCGAGCGGCTGCTGGAGGGCTTCGCCTTCCTGTCGGCGCGGGTCCAGCTCAAGCTGGACGCCGAACATCCGCGGCTGATCTCGCACCTGCTCGAATCGATCTACCCGAACTTCCTCGCGCCCATCCCGTCGATGATGATCGCGCGCCTGAGCGTCGATCCGACCGACCCCAACCTGTCCAAGGGCCATCCCGTGCCGCGCGGCAGCGTGCTGCAGTCCGCCATCCCGCGCGGGCAGGACACGCGCTGCGAATTCCGCACCGCCCATGACGTCACGCTGTGGCCGCTGACGCTGGACGACGTCCAGTACTTCACCCATGCGCCGGACCTGCCGGTCTCGCGCCTGCCGGATGCGGCCGGCAGCCGCGGCGGCGTGCGGCTCAAGCTCAAGACCGGCGGCGGCATCCCCGTGCGGCAACTCGGACTGGACCGGCTCGCGCTGTACCTGAGCGCGCCGGACGAGGTCGCGTACCGCCTGCATGAGCTCGCGCTCGGCGCGCCGCTGGGGACCTACGTCACCGGCGACGGCATCGACGCCGCCGCCGTGCCCGTGCAGTGGCGACCCGCGACGAGCATCCGTCCGGTCGGCTTCGCGCCCGACGAGACGCTGCTGCCCGAGACGCATCGCAACTTCTCCGGCAGCCGCCTGATGCAGGAGCTCGCCGCGATGCCGCGGCGCTTCCTGTTCCTCGAGGTCGATCAACTCGCCGACCGCCTCGCGCGCATCGACGGCACCTCCTTCGAGATCGTGCTGTTCTTCTCCCGCGGCGACGGCGCGCTGGAGGCGATGGTCGATGTCGACAGCGTCTCGCTGCACTGCACGCCGGCGATCAACCTGTTCCCGAAACGGCTGGACCGCATCCAGCTGGGTACCGGCAGCTGGGAGTACCACGTCGTGCCGGACCGCACCCGGCCGATGGACTACGAGATCCACAGCCTGCAGTCCGTCACCGGCTATGGCGCCGGTGCGCTCGGCCAGCAGGGCTTCGAGCCGCTCTACGCGACGTACCACGAGGCGCCGCCCGACGCGCCCGGCTTCTACACCGCGCGGCGCGAGCCGCGGCTGATGTCCTCGCGCCAGAAGGAGCAGGGGCCGCGCACCGGCTACATCGGCGACGAGGTCTTCCTCTCGCTGGTCGATCCGCGCCATGCGCCGTATCGCGAGGACATCCGACAGCTGTCGGTCTCCGCGCTGGTCACCAACCGCGACCTGCCGATGCTGCTGCCGCACAACGGCGCCGGTGTGTGGCGGCTCGATGCGGCGGGTCCGGTGCTCAAGGTCGATGCGGTGCACGGCCCGACGCGACCGGTCAATCGCCAACCGGCGGGCGAAGCGGGCTGGAGTCTGGTCGGCCTGCTGACGCAGCAGCAACTGCCGTGGGGCGACGAGCCGCCCGCGCAGGCGGCCGCGACGCTGCGGCGTCTGCTCGCGCTGTACGGTCCGCCGGGCGACCCCGGCTGGTTGCGGCAGGTCGAAGGCGTGCGCGCCGTCGAGTCGAAACCCGTCGTGCGACGCCTGCCGTTCACCGGGCCGTTGAGCTTCGGCACCGGCGCCGAGATCGTGCTGGAACTCGATGAGCACGCCTTCCAGGGCCACAGCACCTTCCTCTTCGCGAGCGTGCTGGAGCGCTACTTCACGCGCCACGCGGCGATCAACAGCTTCACGCAGCTGAGCCTGCGCACGACGCAGCGCGGCCTCGTGAAGCGCTGGGCGCCGCGCATCGGCGGCGATGCCGAAGGACGCAGCGACCGCGCCAACGGACGCGACGGGGACCGCGGATGA
- the tssG gene encoding type VI secretion system baseplate subunit TssG, which produces MNIHGPGSTPDDDATGESGGGAVAQASDAKSDGKSDGKSDGKADAKSDDTYDDVEPTPEPTPESLLARRPEKRNERDAALRALFEGVEATPWAFDFFALLRRIEGLTPDVPRLGRGLRPSQEAIRLGQEPELDFAPAALASLTRGQNPAPRLGVRFFGLLGPQGPMPLHLTEYTRERLHQRGDPTLSRFLDVFHHRLLLHFYRAWAQSQPAVQHDRPATDRYAAWLGAATGLDGAQRPGDSLPQTARLFQAGLHGGRAQHPEGLAKILSSHFKVPVRIEQHVPHWLPVEDGERTRLGFARQRPERIGSELPRLGRNTSAGNKAWDRQYRFRVVLGPLTLRQYEGFLPDGDAWRPLNDWIRQYVGHNLQWELQPVLRRDEVPAAALSGNARLGFTSWTGRSGGRPHRHDRGDLHLHPHQRVKGRATPPASQGASS; this is translated from the coding sequence ATGAACATCCACGGGCCTGGCTCGACCCCCGACGACGACGCCACCGGAGAGTCCGGCGGCGGCGCTGTCGCGCAGGCGTCCGACGCCAAGTCCGATGGCAAGTCCGATGGCAAGTCGGATGGCAAGGCCGACGCCAAGTCCGACGACACATACGACGACGTCGAGCCGACGCCCGAACCGACGCCTGAATCCCTGCTCGCGCGCCGGCCCGAGAAGCGCAACGAGCGCGATGCCGCGCTGCGTGCCTTGTTCGAGGGCGTCGAGGCCACACCCTGGGCCTTCGACTTCTTCGCGCTGCTGCGACGCATCGAGGGCCTGACGCCGGACGTGCCGCGGCTGGGTCGCGGCCTGCGTCCGTCGCAGGAGGCGATCCGTCTGGGCCAGGAGCCCGAACTCGACTTCGCGCCGGCGGCGCTCGCCAGCCTGACGCGCGGCCAGAACCCCGCGCCGCGGCTGGGCGTGCGCTTCTTCGGCCTGCTCGGACCGCAGGGGCCGATGCCGCTGCACCTGACCGAGTACACCCGCGAGCGGCTGCACCAGCGCGGCGATCCGACGCTGAGCCGCTTCCTCGACGTCTTCCATCACCGCCTGCTGCTGCACTTCTACCGCGCGTGGGCGCAGTCGCAGCCCGCCGTGCAGCACGACCGGCCCGCGACCGACCGCTACGCGGCGTGGCTGGGCGCGGCGACGGGACTCGACGGCGCGCAACGCCCCGGCGACTCGCTGCCGCAGACGGCGCGCCTGTTCCAGGCCGGCCTGCACGGCGGCCGCGCGCAGCATCCGGAAGGCCTGGCCAAGATCCTGTCGTCCCACTTCAAGGTGCCCGTGCGCATCGAGCAGCACGTGCCGCACTGGCTGCCCGTCGAGGACGGCGAGCGCACGCGGCTGGGCTTCGCGCGCCAGCGGCCCGAGCGCATCGGCAGCGAGCTGCCGCGCCTGGGCCGCAACACCTCCGCGGGCAACAAGGCCTGGGACCGGCAGTACCGCTTCCGCGTCGTCCTGGGGCCGCTGACGCTGCGCCAGTACGAGGGCTTCCTGCCCGACGGCGACGCGTGGCGGCCGCTGAACGACTGGATCCGGCAGTACGTCGGCCACAACCTGCAATGGGAGCTGCAGCCCGTGCTGCGCCGCGACGAGGTGCCCGCCGCGGCGCTCAGCGGCAACGCGCGACTGGGCTTCACCTCCTGGACGGGCCGCTCGGGCGGCCGTCCGCATCGTCACGACCGGGGCGACCTGCACCTGCATCCGCATCAGCGGGTGAAGGGGCGGGCCACGCCGCCGGCATCACAGGGAGCATCGTCATGA
- the tssH gene encoding type VI secretion system ATPase TssH yields the protein MTEIARTSLFGKLNPLAYKAIEGATVFCKLRGNPYVELQHWLYQILNTPDSDLHRIVKHYGLDAAQLSTDLMASLDRLPRGATSVTDLSSWVENAVERGWVYGSLMFGDQQVRTGHLVLGLLKTASMRNVLLSVSKQFEKINVDDLGEKFNQILEGSPERAMRAAEPGAAPGDASGAIAPAAMGKQEALKRYAVDLTERARNGEIDPIAGRDEEIRQIVDILMRRRQNNPILTGEAGVGKTAVVEGFALRLAQGDVPPQLKDVSLYMLDIGLLQAGASMKGEFENRLRQVIDEVQASPKPIILFIDEAHTLIGAGGAAGTGDAANLLKPALARGKLRTIAATTWAEYKKHIEKDPALTRRFQVVQVPEPDEHKAVLMLRGVASILEKHHRVALLDEGIEAAVRLSHRYIPARQLPDKAVSLLDTACARVAVSQHATPAELEDCLRRIQALEIEREIIGREGAIGMDVAERKQRVATQLDEAQTRKAELEARHLKEKGMVDRVLELHALLRKDGEGAPEEAERETLLTELHGLRSELTTLQGDAPLILPQVDEQAVAAVVQDWTGIPVGRMVRNEVQAVLQLADTLNQRVVGQRHALEMIAKRIEVSRAGLDNPSKPIGVFLLAGTSGVGKTETALALAEALYGGEQNVITINMSEFQEAHTVSTLKGSPPGYVGYGEGGVLTEAVRRRPYSIVLLDEVEKAHPDVHELFFQVFDKGRMEDGEGRHIDFKNTIILLTSNAGSDLIMKLCADPELMPEPDGIAKALREPLLKIFPAALLGRLVTIPYYPLSEEMLGQIVRLQLGRIQKRVGENLGVPLTFGEDVVKLIISRCNEVESGGRVVDAILTNTVLPRISREYLTRVTNGQAITKVELAVKDGDFAYAFD from the coding sequence ATGACTGAAATCGCCCGCACCAGCCTCTTCGGCAAGCTCAACCCGCTGGCCTACAAGGCGATCGAAGGCGCCACCGTGTTCTGCAAGCTGCGGGGCAATCCGTACGTCGAGCTGCAGCACTGGCTCTACCAGATCCTCAACACGCCCGATTCCGACCTGCATCGCATCGTCAAGCATTACGGGCTGGACGCGGCGCAGCTGTCGACGGACCTGATGGCCTCGCTGGACCGGCTGCCGCGCGGCGCGACCTCGGTCACCGACCTGTCGAGCTGGGTCGAGAACGCGGTCGAGCGCGGCTGGGTCTACGGCTCGCTGATGTTCGGCGACCAGCAGGTGCGCACCGGCCACCTGGTGCTGGGTCTGCTGAAGACGGCGTCGATGCGCAACGTGCTGCTGTCGGTCTCGAAGCAGTTCGAGAAGATCAACGTCGACGACCTGGGCGAGAAGTTCAACCAGATCCTCGAAGGCTCGCCCGAACGCGCGATGCGCGCCGCCGAGCCGGGTGCCGCGCCGGGCGATGCCAGCGGTGCCATCGCGCCTGCCGCGATGGGCAAGCAGGAAGCGCTCAAGCGTTACGCCGTCGACCTGACCGAGCGCGCGCGCAACGGCGAGATCGACCCGATCGCCGGCCGCGATGAAGAGATCCGCCAGATCGTCGACATCCTGATGCGCCGCCGCCAGAACAACCCCATCCTCACGGGCGAGGCCGGCGTCGGCAAGACGGCCGTGGTGGAAGGCTTCGCGCTGCGCCTGGCGCAGGGCGACGTGCCGCCGCAGTTGAAGGACGTGTCGCTATACATGCTCGACATCGGCCTGCTGCAGGCCGGCGCGAGCATGAAGGGCGAGTTCGAGAACCGCCTGCGTCAGGTCATCGACGAGGTGCAGGCCTCGCCCAAGCCCATCATCCTGTTCATCGACGAAGCGCACACGCTGATCGGCGCGGGCGGCGCGGCGGGGACGGGCGACGCGGCCAACCTGCTCAAGCCCGCGCTCGCGCGCGGCAAGCTGCGCACGATCGCGGCGACGACCTGGGCCGAGTACAAGAAGCACATCGAGAAGGACCCGGCGCTGACCCGGCGCTTCCAGGTCGTGCAGGTGCCTGAGCCCGATGAGCACAAGGCCGTCCTGATGCTGCGCGGCGTGGCCTCGATCCTGGAGAAGCACCACCGCGTGGCGCTGCTCGACGAGGGCATCGAGGCGGCGGTGCGTCTGAGCCACCGCTACATCCCGGCGCGTCAGCTGCCCGACAAGGCGGTGAGCCTGCTCGACACGGCCTGCGCGCGCGTGGCGGTGAGCCAGCATGCGACGCCGGCGGAACTCGAGGACTGCCTGCGCCGCATCCAGGCGCTGGAGATCGAGCGCGAGATCATCGGCCGCGAAGGCGCGATCGGCATGGACGTCGCGGAGCGCAAGCAGCGCGTGGCGACGCAGCTCGACGAGGCGCAGACGCGCAAGGCCGAGCTCGAAGCGCGCCACCTGAAGGAAAAGGGCATGGTCGACCGCGTGCTGGAACTGCACGCGCTGCTGCGCAAGGACGGCGAGGGCGCGCCGGAAGAGGCCGAACGCGAGACGCTGCTGACCGAGCTGCACGGCCTGCGTTCGGAACTGACGACGCTGCAAGGCGATGCGCCGCTGATCCTGCCGCAGGTCGACGAACAGGCGGTGGCGGCTGTGGTGCAGGACTGGACCGGCATCCCCGTGGGCCGCATGGTGCGCAACGAGGTGCAGGCGGTGCTGCAGCTGGCGGACACGCTGAACCAGCGCGTCGTCGGCCAGCGCCACGCGCTGGAGATGATCGCCAAACGCATCGAGGTCTCGCGCGCCGGGCTGGACAACCCGAGCAAGCCGATCGGCGTGTTCCTGCTGGCGGGCACCTCGGGCGTGGGCAAGACGGAGACGGCGCTCGCGCTGGCCGAGGCGCTCTATGGCGGCGAGCAGAACGTCATCACGATCAACATGAGCGAGTTCCAGGAGGCGCACACGGTCTCCACGCTCAAGGGCTCGCCCCCGGGCTACGTCGGTTACGGCGAAGGCGGCGTGCTGACCGAGGCGGTGCGTCGGCGCCCCTACAGCATCGTGCTGCTGGACGAGGTCGAGAAGGCCCATCCGGACGTGCACGAGCTGTTCTTCCAGGTCTTCGACAAGGGCCGCATGGAGGACGGCGAGGGCCGCCACATCGACTTCAAGAACACCATCATCCTGCTGACCAGCAACGCGGGCAGCGACCTGATCATGAAGCTGTGCGCGGACCCGGAGCTGATGCCCGAGCCGGACGGCATCGCCAAGGCGCTGCGCGAGCCGCTGCTGAAGATCTTCCCGGCGGCGCTGCTGGGCCGCCTGGTGACGATCCCGTACTACCCGCTGAGCGAGGAGATGCTGGGCCAGATCGTGCGTCTGCAGCTGGGCCGCATCCAGAAGCGCGTGGGCGAGAACCTGGGCGTGCCGCTGACCTTCGGCGAGGACGTGGTCAAGCTGATCATCAGCCGCTGCAACGAGGTGGAGAGCGGCGGCCGCGTGGTCGACGCGATCCTCACGAACACGGTGCTGCCGCGCATCAGCCGCGAGTACCTCACCCGTGTCACCAACGGCCAGGCGATCACCAAGGTCGAGCTGGCGGTGAAGGACGGGGACTTCGCGTACGCGTTCGACTGA
- a CDS encoding PEP-CTERM sorting domain-containing protein, with protein MTFRSMITTARLSLGAVALACASLPMTASADVVFQSLPSLTGNSATSPWCSGCGGSYRVFDQFTLNSASDITGFSVNIYNVGQYWNSGMTFSVWSLGGNGLPGTQVFSQTLGASDFTTTDLGGGQATATTDDLLHLNLAAGTYYASFYNTNLAVWGYRNAGGVLYQQGASLRNGESAAFALEGNAVPEPASLALAGLALAAVGVVRRRKSA; from the coding sequence ATGACCTTCCGCTCGATGATCACCACCGCCCGTCTGTCCCTGGGCGCCGTGGCGCTGGCCTGCGCTTCGCTGCCGATGACCGCTTCCGCGGACGTCGTGTTCCAGTCGCTGCCCAGCCTCACCGGCAACTCGGCCACCTCGCCGTGGTGCTCGGGCTGCGGCGGCAGCTACCGCGTCTTCGACCAGTTCACGCTGAACTCGGCCAGCGACATCACCGGCTTCAGCGTCAACATCTACAACGTGGGCCAGTACTGGAACAGCGGCATGACGTTCTCGGTGTGGAGCCTCGGCGGCAACGGCCTGCCGGGCACGCAGGTGTTCAGCCAGACGCTGGGCGCCAGCGACTTCACGACGACGGACCTCGGCGGCGGCCAGGCCACGGCCACCACCGACGATCTGCTCCACCTGAATCTGGCGGCCGGTACGTACTACGCCAGCTTCTACAACACCAACCTGGCGGTGTGGGGCTACCGCAATGCGGGCGGCGTGCTGTATCAGCAAGGCGCCTCCCTGCGCAACGGCGAAAGCGCCGCGTTCGCGCTGGAAGGCAACGCCGTGCCGGAACCCGCGTCGCTGGCCCTGGCCGGTCTGGCGCTGGCGGCGGTCGGCGTCGTGCGCCGCCGCAAGTCGGCCTGA
- a CDS encoding type VI secretion system Vgr family protein, which yields MASPFRLKTALPEETLRVHSCVSREGLSDAGDTTLTLLSERKDIQASDLLGKPATLTIALRDDAPRYLSGYVTRFAQRGFEGKHCVYEMQLKPWLWLLSRTSDCRIFQELSVPDIVKQVFEDHPVARYEFKLLRPYRTWNYCVQYRETDFNFVARLLEHEGIYWYVEHDEGGHKVVLCDSASGHDARPGCESLPFYGSGAQATPALEYVQAWGSAECVKPGKVVITDYDFQRPSTSLETDQSVARNYDLSDGEIFDYPGGYIQTGDGSQYVEDRLDELQTQFQTYDGTTNAQGVSTGHLLSLSRHPRETENAQYLITGTQISLSQAANEAGSGETGLRCSFSCIPAAQQYRPARRTPKPLVAGPQTAIVSGPAGEEIHTDKYGRVKVQFHWDRRGKRDERSSCWVSVAHPWAGSNFGGIHIPRIGQEVIIGFIEGDPDAPIIMGRTYNGENLPPWDLPANATQSGFLTRSTKGGSYGNANAIRFEDKHGDEQLWIHAEKNQDIEVENDETHWVGRDRTKTIDRHETTLVKGNRTETVNLDETITIHQNRTERVDLDEKISIGMNRTEDVGINETISVGSNRSVTIGGVKTETIALAKAETIGLGKALTIGAAYQTTVGGLMNTTVGLQQSEQVGLSKTTRVGKTYELVAGDAIRFVVGKASLTMTKDGKVTIVGSEFLFDASGPVQINGKDIDLN from the coding sequence ATGGCCTCTCCTTTCCGCCTCAAGACCGCCTTGCCTGAAGAGACCCTGCGCGTGCACAGCTGTGTATCGCGGGAGGGTCTGAGCGACGCCGGAGACACCACGCTGACGCTGTTGAGCGAACGCAAGGACATCCAGGCCTCGGACCTGCTGGGCAAGCCCGCGACGCTGACGATCGCGCTGCGGGACGACGCGCCGCGATACCTCAGCGGCTACGTGACGCGCTTCGCGCAACGCGGCTTCGAGGGCAAGCACTGCGTCTACGAGATGCAGCTCAAGCCGTGGCTGTGGCTGCTGTCGCGCACCTCGGACTGCCGGATCTTCCAGGAGCTGTCGGTCCCCGACATCGTCAAGCAGGTCTTCGAGGACCACCCGGTGGCGCGCTACGAGTTCAAGCTGCTGCGCCCGTACCGGACCTGGAACTACTGCGTCCAGTACCGCGAGACGGACTTCAACTTCGTCGCTCGACTGCTGGAGCACGAAGGCATCTACTGGTACGTCGAGCACGACGAGGGCGGCCACAAGGTGGTGCTGTGCGACTCGGCCAGCGGACACGATGCACGCCCGGGTTGCGAGTCGCTGCCGTTCTATGGCTCGGGGGCGCAGGCCACGCCGGCGCTGGAGTACGTGCAGGCCTGGGGCAGCGCGGAGTGCGTGAAGCCGGGCAAGGTCGTGATCACCGACTACGACTTCCAGCGGCCGTCGACGTCGCTGGAGACGGACCAGAGCGTGGCGCGCAACTACGACCTGTCCGACGGCGAGATCTTCGACTACCCGGGCGGCTACATCCAGACGGGCGACGGCTCGCAGTACGTCGAGGACCGCCTGGACGAGCTGCAGACGCAGTTCCAGACCTACGACGGCACGACGAATGCGCAGGGCGTGAGCACGGGGCATCTGCTGTCGCTGTCGCGCCATCCGCGCGAGACCGAGAACGCGCAGTACCTGATCACGGGCACGCAGATCAGCCTGAGCCAGGCGGCCAACGAGGCCGGCTCGGGCGAGACGGGGCTGCGCTGCAGCTTCAGCTGCATCCCGGCGGCGCAGCAGTACCGGCCCGCGCGACGCACCCCCAAGCCGCTGGTGGCGGGGCCGCAGACGGCCATCGTGAGCGGTCCGGCGGGCGAGGAGATCCACACCGACAAGTACGGCCGGGTGAAAGTGCAGTTCCACTGGGACCGCCGCGGCAAGCGCGACGAGCGCAGCTCGTGCTGGGTGAGCGTGGCGCATCCGTGGGCGGGCTCGAACTTCGGGGGCATCCATATCCCGCGCATCGGGCAGGAAGTGATCATCGGGTTCATCGAAGGCGACCCGGACGCGCCCATCATCATGGGGCGCACCTACAACGGCGAGAACCTGCCGCCGTGGGACCTGCCGGCCAACGCCACGCAGAGCGGCTTCCTGACGCGCTCGACCAAGGGCGGCAGCTACGGCAACGCCAACGCGATCCGCTTCGAGGACAAGCACGGCGACGAGCAGCTGTGGATCCACGCGGAGAAGAACCAGGACATCGAGGTCGAGAACGACGAGACGCACTGGGTCGGGCGGGACCGGACCAAGACGATCGACCGGCATGAGACGACGCTGGTCAAGGGCAACCGCACGGAGACGGTGAACCTGGACGAGACGATCACGATCCATCAGAACCGCACCGAGCGCGTCGACCTCGACGAGAAGATCTCGATCGGGATGAACCGGACCGAAGATGTCGGCATCAACGAGACGATCAGCGTCGGGTCGAATCGGTCGGTGACGATCGGCGGCGTGAAAACGGAGACCATCGCCTTGGCGAAGGCCGAGACGATCGGACTGGGCAAGGCCCTGACCATCGGTGCGGCCTATCAGACGACCGTCGGCGGGCTGATGAACACGACGGTCGGACTGCAGCAGTCGGAGCAGGTAGGGTTGAGCAAGACCACGCGCGTCGGCAAGACCTACGAGTTGGTCGCGGGCGACGCGATCCGCTTCGTCGTCGGCAAGGCCAGTCTGACGATGACGAAGGACGGCAAGGTGACGATCGTTGGATCGGAGTTCCTGTTCGACGCGTCGGGTCCGGTGCAGATCAACGGCAAGGACATCGACCTCAACTGA